CTTGCAAGGTCTTCTGAAGCAGAAAAACTTCCTGAAATTTTTGATAATGAGACGAAGGTAGAGTTACCAGCTAAAGCAAAGGAACTGGCACAGCATGAAGCAGCTGCAGAGAAGGAATGTGCCATAAGCCCTTCTATTGATCCTGAAGTTGAAAAAACAATTTCAAGTTTCTCTCGTCAAAATCAGAATGTAGCAATGAGCAGTGCATCACAGGTTAATATCATTGAAGCGGTAGCGACGGACTCGCAGCATGACAAGGAGGTTTCTCATGCAACCATGGAAGCAGGTGCTCGGAAAGTATCGGCTTCTAGAGTGAAGAACGCTGGTGCTAAGAGGCTTCGGAGTGCTACAAATGGTAGACGCCAATCATCTGCATGTTGTAAAAGTGAGTCCAAGTCTAAGCATGGTATCGAGGCAGTTCTTTCTCATGAAAACGTAGAAGCAGAAAAAGGAAATAATTGTACCAGTCCGAATGCTGCTGAATGTAGAACATCCTTTCCTGAAGAAATCCTGAGAAGTAGAGCAGACACAATTGCCAAGAACTCACTGAATGCCAACAGTGAGATGAATGATGTGCTAGCGGCTTCAAAGATGGAGTTCGTTAATGTGATTTCAAAGGGAAGTAACCCTAAAAAACTTCCAAGCGGTGCAACTGCTGATCAATTTCAAAGAGGTTCATCTGAGAAGGGGGCATATGCCATAGCAAGGAGTGCTGTTCCAGAAGTTTCCCAGCCTGCTGACATAGAGATGGCTGATGCACCAACCGCTGATAAAGATGAGGCAGTATCTTTGAAGTCGAAGTTTTGTGATGCAGTTCCCCAAGCTTCCACTGAAAAGCTTTCAAGCACTGCAAGTGCTGATAACCATGAAACGTGCACTCCTGATAGAGTACCAAAGAACAGAGTGCGCAAAGCAGTTGCGAAGAGGAAAATTTCTGCGACACAACAGTATGTATCTGGTAGTGAACCTTGCAACACTGCTGGTGTCTTCCCATCTGAAGCTGAAGTTGACATAATGAAGAGGGCTGGAGAGTGCTCCACAAATGCTGGCAAGGCAATGGCTGACAAGGATGTCCAGAGTGCTAATAAGGATGGTACAGCAAATGAAGTTGGATCATTTTGCAAAGATTCCTTTGAGGACATGTCGGAAGATGCGCAAAAAACAAAGCCGAGGAGCAGCAAAAAGAAAAAAGTTGCAGATGCAATGGATGGTTCTACTGACATTGACAAGGAGAATGTACCATCCAAAGACGTGCAAAACAAAAAGCCCAGGAGCAGCAAAAAGAAAAAAGTTCCAGATGCAATGGATGGTTCTACTGACCATAACAAGGAGAATGTACCATCCAAAGATGTGCAAAACACAAAGCCGAGGAGCAGCAAAAAGAAAAAAGTTGCAGGTGCAATGGATGGTTCTACTGACCATAACAAGGAGAATGTACCATCCAATGCTAATCCCTTTCCTAAATCAAAATATGGAAATAACCGTGTAAGTTCCAAATGTATCACAAAATCTGTACAGAATGGGAAAGATGTGCCTGGTGACCACAGTATAAGAGAAGGAAATGATTGCACAACCTTGGCCTTGTTGGAACCAACATGGTTTATTTTAAGCGGGCATGGCTTACTGAGGAAGGATTGTATGTCGATACTTAGACGCCTGAAGGGTAGAGTATGCAGGGGTTCACATCAGTGGTCTTTCCAAGCGACACATTTTATCGCACCCGAGCTCCGCAGAACCGAAAAATTCTTTGCAGCTGCTGCAGCTGGGAGGTAAGTCTCTTGCCATATGAGCTGTTTCAGAGGCTTCATGTTTTAGTTGTTTATACCTTGTTCTTGTTGCCTAGATTTCTCTTTCAAAAAAGAATGTACATAGTCACTTGCCCCTATTTCCATTTCACGACATCTGAATGTTTGTTGCCTTTTCTGAAAGATCAGGTGGATACTCAAGTCTGATTACTTGAGTGCTTGCAATGAGGCTGGCAAGTTTGTGGAGGAAGAACCATTTGAGTGGCACGGTGATGGCCCTAACAACGGCGACACAATAAGTTTGGATGCTCCAAGGAAATGGCGCCAACTAAGGCAACGTACTGGACATGGCGCCTTCCACGGGATGAAGATCATCATATATGGAGAGTGCATTTCTCCATCATTGGTAAGTTTGGACACACACTTGTTTGTCTGATAAGCATCCTGGCAGCTTTGTAATGCTTCAGTTCTATATATCCACTTTTATCTGATAAGCCTTTCATTTTCTCAACAGGACACACTGAAGCGTGTAGTGAAGGCCGGTGATGGCACCATCTTAGCAACCTCCCCACCTTACACCCGGGTACTGAAACATGGCGCCAGTTTTGCGGTCGTATCAGCAGGCGTGTCGGGCACAGACGCGTGGGTCCAGGAGTTCGTGAGCCACAACATCCCCTGCATCAGCGCGGACTACCTGGTGGAGTACGTGTGCAAGCCCGGCCATCCTCTGAACAAGCACGTCCTCTTCAACATGCACGACCTGGCAGACAGGTCCCTGCAGGAGCTACAGCGTTCTCAGCAAGGCGAACTCGACGGTGCCGGCACCACCAGCGAGGCGGCAGACGGGGGAGGCGACCCCGAAATAAGCTGTTCTGCTTGCGGATCGAGCAACCGGGAAGGGGCCGTCATGTTGATATGCAGCGGCAGCGGCGAGGGGAGCAAGGCTGGCTGCGGCGCTGGGATGCATGCCGATTGCCTGAACCCGCAGCCTGGAGCTAGTGCTGCTCTGGATGGTGACTGGTTGTGCCCCAAGTGCGACGACGGGCATGTGAAAGCGAAACCACCTCCTAAGAAGAAGGCAAAGAAAGGTGGCAGCAGATCAGGAAAGCCCAAGCTCAAATGACCATTGTGGCTCTGTTGCTGCTGTTTTATTTTGGCAAGGACATTTGCTGCTGTGTTAATAATACAGTGTAGTgacaaaaacgttcttatattatgggacgaagggagtactatataATGTAGCTATGATACTGATGTGTGCCATTGTACAGACGTCGTGGCACCCGTAGAT
This region of Triticum aestivum cultivar Chinese Spring chromosome 2D, IWGSC CS RefSeq v2.1, whole genome shotgun sequence genomic DNA includes:
- the LOC123051457 gene encoding uncharacterized protein gives rise to the protein MRPHDGEDDGVGDGDGDERLFAGVRFALVGFDPASESQYRSEIVRRGGADAGGHGAAGCTHVVVFGLVYDDPVCVAAREGGKKVVTELWVDDSLDAGVIADADRVLYKPVRDLEGIPGSQSLNICLTGYQKNGREDIMKMVTLMGAQFSKPLISHKVTHLICYKFEGEKYELAKMVNINLVNHQWLEDCLKAWEILPVDNYNRSGWEQEMMEVQVQDSEDEAEDAGRGLSHSRSIARSVSVTGIRMGTHVDPDVRASVHGITVSLGNTDITAGRHLGTPEQGSEDVCIRLLDVRADIQSTHNTNGVTNSADPEAHDSIRPPINSSSNEKAPGDHITRDETKDGDKRPLAASPLNTNGLTDCADHLVHEATMVSPIPVVNKHNIDGEYLDNPCQFTGNNVSLLTSSAESLLKKALHSSRISGNVDHKDDGPVVDLADKVGQANVEGTAAFLKANLVSPGNSASKTTPILSYSRKRSRKSVSPGTNLNSVDQTASPQSFERNTPNVEFNISASVKSNDKISELADAKSLRDEAIKDVNRPDSVLAQTKSRLSSASPKLLNGGTDSATGTANSPFSSRGIASDAATVSDLGENSTGSRPIKATGKVNSDVIVNHTERQKSDSSRKKLLSYRRTSLKLARSSEAEKLPEIFDNETKVELPAKAKELAQHEAAAEKECAISPSIDPEVEKTISSFSRQNQNVAMSSASQVNIIEAVATDSQHDKEVSHATMEAGARKVSASRVKNAGAKRLRSATNGRRQSSACCKSESKSKHGIEAVLSHENVEAEKGNNCTSPNAAECRTSFPEEILRSRADTIAKNSLNANSEMNDVLAASKMEFVNVISKGSNPKKLPSGATADQFQRGSSEKGAYAIARSAVPEVSQPADIEMADAPTADKDEAVSLKSKFCDAVPQASTEKLSSTASADNHETCTPDRVPKNRVRKAVAKRKISATQQYVSGSEPCNTAGVFPSEAEVDIMKRAGECSTNAGKAMADKDVQSANKDGTANEVGSFCKDSFEDMSEDAQKTKPRSSKKKKVADAMDGSTDIDKENVPSKDVQNKKPRSSKKKKVPDAMDGSTDHNKENVPSKDVQNTKPRSSKKKKVAGAMDGSTDHNKENVPSNANPFPKSKYGNNRVSSKCITKSVQNGKDVPGDHSIREGNDCTTLALLEPTWFILSGHGLLRKDCMSILRRLKGRVCRGSHQWSFQATHFIAPELRRTEKFFAAAAAGRWILKSDYLSACNEAGKFVEEEPFEWHGDGPNNGDTISLDAPRKWRQLRQRTGHGAFHGMKIIIYGECISPSLDTLKRVVKAGDGTILATSPPYTRVLKHGASFAVVSAGVSGTDAWVQEFVSHNIPCISADYLVEYVCKPGHPLNKHVLFNMHDLADRSLQELQRSQQGELDGAGTTSEAADGGGDPEISCSACGSSNREGAVMLICSGSGEGSKAGCGAGMHADCLNPQPGASAALDGDWLCPKCDDGHVKAKPPPKKKAKKGGSRSGKPKLK